DNA from Quercus lobata isolate SW786 chromosome 1, ValleyOak3.0 Primary Assembly, whole genome shotgun sequence:
ACAGGGGACATAAAGGGAATAGACTATAAAAAGTCAGCAATCATATAATTGTTCGTGTCTTATATTTagacagacaagaaaatagGAAGGTGCTCAAGCTCTCTGGCTGTCTGGCAGCTTCAATCTAAGTCCAATTCAAAACTTTCCccatgcaaaaaagaaaaaagaaaaagggctagtatataaaataaaagaaacttgTACATGCAGTCATTTTTATAATGACTGAGATCAATCACAAGAAGTCTAGTCAACCGTGTTAAAATAACTTAAGTTACTATAACTTTGAATCATATACAAGCAGCAGATAGAAGGAACATGAAAGATTTAGATCTCCTATCTGCATAAAATctttgaatcaatttttttttttttacagatttTAGTGGAAGAGGCTTTTTGTAATAGCATGAAATTGTTCAATCCTTTTTGTTGTAACATTGcgtactctcttttttttcgcTGAAAGTAACATTGCATACTCAAGTATTAAttgttttccttcctttttcctGTTTTCCTTCCTATTTGGATTCTGAAGTGGCTTACAACTATTCTTATCACGATGCTTTTCTTCCCAATATCATTGGAAGAAAGGAGCATGCCATATAAGTTGTGAAATTAAAGCTTTAATAGATTTTTCAAAGGAAACTGATCACAATGGCACTACTCATTTTgtctatattttcttttcttttgaacttgATATTGGTTTAAAAGATTAAGAGTTCTTATCCATATTCTTttctttgtgatttttttggtgGAAGCACTGATTTCCCCCTCTCCCctccctttttttctcttttcctttctctcagAAATACAAAGCTCAAGTACAACGTATCAATGAGGTTGGTACAATTAATTTACCTTCTGTGAGTAAATCATACCATGACAGAACTGGAATGGCACAATCACTTGAGAAGCAGAGTTCTTTTCCATCCCAGTTGGGATATGGAAGTTCTTATTTCAGAAGTGGAGGTAATACAACACAATTTGCCCCAAACATTTTGCCTAATCATGGACCTTATGCTGGAAATTTTGTCAATCATGACCTTAGAAATCCCAACCAGTATTTTGGATACACGGGCCTTTCTGGCAATTCAAATCCATATCAGTTCACTCATACCAATGGAGTTCAGACACAAAATAATCCGAATTCATATCTGTCCACTGCCACCAATGGATTTCAGACACAGACTAATTCGAACTCATATATGTCCACTGCCACCAATGGAGTTCAGACACAGACCAATCCGAACTCATATCTGTCCACTGCCACCAATGGAGTTCAGACACAAactaatttgaactcatatctGTCCACTACCACCAAAGAAGTTCAGACACAAACTAATCCGACTTCATATCTGGCCACAGCCACCAGAGTTCAGAAACAAACTAATCCGACTTCATATCTGTCCACTGCCACCAATGGAGTTCAGGCACAAATTTATCCAAATTCATACCTGTCCACTGCCACCAATGGATTTCAGACACAAACTAATCCAAATTCATATCTGTCCACTGCCACCTATGGAGTTCAGACACAAACTAATCCAAATTCATATCTGTCCAGTGCCACCAATGGAGTTCAGACAAAAACTAATGCAGAATTTCAAAGGCTGAACCAGATAAGGGAAGCAAATAATTTTCCTTACGATGTTAGCATGAATGGAAATGAAAAGGGGAAACAGCCTCTTGAGTTTGAAAATGGCAGTGTTCAAGTATCTAATTTGGACTCACAAAATTTGAGTTACATGAATCTAGATGCACCTTATACCTACATTTCAGAAGATATGTTTCAGTTCTCAAATGTGACTCCAGAATTAAGTCAAATGTTAGATTTTACTCAAGAATTGGATGCTCTTTTAAGTTCACCAAATCAGAACCAGTTTTCAATGGATTATACTGTGACAGCCAAAGAGCTGGAATGTGTGCCAGGGCAGATAACTTCAGGTGATGCAAACATTCAAGGCAATTTTCCAGCAGATTTCACCAATGAGAGTCAACAGCTGGAAGTTACAGTTGGTCATGTTCCTCAAGCCTCTTCATCAGTTCAGAATCATTCCTGGCAGATGACTTCAGGCGATGCAAACATTCAAGGCATTTTTCCAACAGATTTCACCAATGAGCTGGAAGCTACAGTTGGTCATGTTCCTAAAGCCTCTTCATCAGTTCAGAATCATTCCTGGCAGATAACTTCAGGTGATAACATTCAAGGCAATTTTCCAACAGATTTCAACAATGGGAGTCAACAGCTGGAAGTTACAGTTGGTCCTGTTCCTCAAGCCTCTTCATCAGTTCAGAATCATTCCCAGACTGAGTATTCTGATCTGTTGAGAGTGCTTGAAGAAGATGCAGAAGAGTTTAATGCTTTTGGAAGTGAACCAGATCTGGGTGAGGTTGATCGATACTGTGAATGGCTAAGGAACACTATGTGTGGAAACACCACAGGCCCAGAACAGCTTGATGAGCGTTGCAACTCATGAAGAAGTTTTCATCAAAAGGTCTGTCCCCTAATCAAATCTACAGTGATGCAAGACCTAAttgaaaattgtaattcaaaTATATGTTCTCATACATTATATGCTGATAATTTCGTTCAGCATTTTAAAAATGACTCATATTCTGAGTATTTCtgaatgttttttattttaggggtgCGTATCCACCAGATGGAGCTTAATTTTTGATCCAGGCCTCATAACCAGGAGTAGATAAAGACCATTTTCTCATGCAAACTGGATGGGGAAACCTTATAGTTGATAATCTATAGCTAGTGCAGTTAAACTGTAGCTGGAGTAAGCTTAACTTGATATGCAGTGTAGGGAACTTTAAAAGGCTTGGAGAACTCTTTTTTCCTTGATTGTTCTCAGCTATGTTTCAGAAACTTCATATGTTATGAAATCTTCAAAAGCCTCTTTATCATTACAGTCTTCTTTATAATTGGATTTGGCTGTGTTGGGAAGCAGTCAAGTTCAATCTATTACTAAGTGGGACTTCCTTTTTAGTGATAGAATTTTTATGATCATTATTTCATTAAGTTTGCTGTAGTGGCTTTTCAGTGGAAGCATTCCAGATTTTATGTGCAGGATGATTCATAGCAGAAACCCCCCATATGATCAatattttgggggggggggggggggggttaattCACTCTTGGCGGTTTAGGCTTCCTCTAAGGCAACAAAAATAGTATGAACAGGATGCTTTCAGTAGCAGAGACATGGAGGCAACAAGGACATGCAGCTGATTTGGATTTCTATAAGATTACATGCATATTATTCTATAAGCAACTCTGCAGTGTCCTTTTAAACGTGTTAGGCCCATATCATTAAGATTAAGAATATAACCGAAAAGCTGAAAACTACAGAATATATATAGTCATAACTCATCAACATTTGATAGAGTGGAAAAATTCCAAGAGTTGAATTAAAAAGATTATCACATTTTATTCCTGTTTGTAAGATATCCAATACTTTGTACGTACATGACTTCAGGCATCTATATTGGTTATGGGACCTCTAAACCAGTGACGAGCACCGAAAATCCAAGAAGTAATGACAAGAATAAACAAACAGCCAACCGCTACAGGAGTGTAGTTGAGTGTCTCATTAGTAATGGGATAGGATACAGGCAATGAGAAGAGGACTGAGATGGTTGCCACCCAGAGAACGGCAATCCAACCAACAAGGATCCCATAGCGGCCCAAGTTGAAAGGTCCGGGGATAAAGGACTTGCGTGCCAAAGTCACTCTAAAGAAGATGGGTAGGGCATAAGCAATGTACAGTCCAATAGTTGCTATAGATACCATAGCCTGAAATGCCACTGAGCTTCCAAGAGACTGCAAAACATTTAAAATGAACAAGTATACAATTATCAGTTGAATAACAGAAATAAAAGCTTTTGCATGAGGGTATTAAGGGCTAAGTGCAATAGTGTGTATTGGCCAATATATAAAATGACATAACTTGGGACTTAACCAAGTTCAAGCCATATTTCCAACGTTGTATATTGTAAAACTGTAATGATAAATCTACCCTTAGAACTGTCATTTAgtaaactaaacaaacaaacataaaataaataaataaaaggttcaTCACCAATTATATATCTAACCTTTTACTTCTTTTTGTTACAAATTCAACTCATGCAAATCACATAGCCCATATTCCTTTTGTTTGACGTTATTTAGACAGATCCACTCCTAAGAAGGGTACTTGTACCAAACACAATCAATCTGTCATATCtcccccaccacccccccccccttttttttttcttcaactcaTGCATGCTGGGAAAGTCCAGGGAAATAAACATTTCATGCATGTTTACAATGAAGAATGGATTTGGAAAAAGGACACATATACAATACAATGTGTATGTGCCATCTTTGGGTCAATTGGCACCTCCTGTGTTTCAAACTAAGACATCCAAGATTCATACCTTCCCTCACCCATTTGAATTGTATAGTAGAATACTTAACTTACTCATGCAGGCATCACTAGTTTATGCGTTAGTCATAATGTATGTCATAAACCCTTCAATAGTTTTACTTGCAATTCTTTCCTAGTCTTTACTTAAAGAGGTCTTCTCCTAGTGCTTGAGGTGTTTCCAATACTTATAAATCAGTAGCTTAAATGTATCAGATacaatgtcaaaattttatatgCCAATGAAGTATTGGATTGATAGGAAGTATTTGAAAAGTATTATCTCTGATTAGATAGATTTGGATATGATACAAATATAATTCCCTTGAAGATTTTCCCAGCTACATAGCCAGCAATTCCCATTGTTATTCACTAAAAGAGAGACAAATTTTCCTGCACTGTAGTGGCAACTCCAGTGCATACCATAAGCAACAAAGAACTATTATATAATGTTATAATGTCTATGACAATTAGAAGAGCAATTCATCTAAAACACGAAaggaggggggtggggggaataTGCATACCGTCAGAGCCATGCAAAATGATATAAGGGCAGAGAGCCACACGGCATTTATGGGGACCTCCTGATTGTTCACTTTATGCCAAACTGATGAAAATGGCATGGCTCCATCTCTAGAGAAGGCATAAGCCATCCTGAAAATGAATATTATGCAGTAAATAGTTAAGGGATCAAAAAGTGAGTCCTATCTCTCATGTTATTAAGTCAAAGAAATGTATGCTTACCTTGAGTTGCTAGTAACAGAACTCATACCACAGAAAAATATGGCAACAGCAACCACTCCCAAGCAAATAATTCCTCCAACACCAGTGCCGTATCGACTCTTAAATACTTGGTAAAATATTTCAGCAATGGCATAACCACCAGCATCATTGTTTTCATCTAAAAGGTCTGATATGTTAGTTACTGCAAAGGTGATCCCAAGTATGTATCCCCATCCAACAATAACAGATATCCCAATGGAACTGATTATTCCTCTTGGTCCATTCTTATCAGCACTCTTGGTTTCCTCTGTCTAGAATTAGAAATTCACAGGAAACAGTAGGATTTAGTTACAGTTATATGAATAAATGCTAAGTCATCAGCAGAAAGAAAAGTGCCAAAACTCAAAGAATTGGGACTAAGAATGGCATAAATTCCAGATACCTTGTTTAAGATTCTGTTTATCTGAAAtaaattaactgaaatagtTTATAAGCAAGTAGAACTGAAAATAAGCACCTGATTTCATGAGTTTGGATTTGCATTACAAGAATGACTAGCCATacttgaaaaactaaaaacatctGATTCCAGAGATTTTGTTATTAACAAACTGTTCATTTTATTGAGTAGGGTCATGTGGTCACCTAATAAAAGTTTTGAAACTTCTCAGACATGTCAAGATCGACACTTTTCTTTCTGCTTCTGAAGGCAGTGATTTTATTTGAAGGGATGAAGAGAACAGTGCAATTTACCATATGAGCAGAGGCATCATACCCGGTTAGGGTATATTGACTCATTAGAAGTCCCAGAACAAATATGTATACTTTACTGTTGATTCCCTCACCATTATCAGTGTTGAAGTGAGTGAAAACAAACTTGGCACTAGCCCTCTCCGTTGCGACAGAGGGAATGAGAATCATAAGAACGAAGACACCTGAGGATGCCAAGAAGCATTAGAGATCCAAGAAGGAGATTTCCATGAGCAATACCATGGGAAAACTTGAAAAGGAGAAATGGTAAGGAAACTCTTCATACCTACTAGGTTCCATGCAGCAGCTACTTGCCCAAATAAAGATAACCACGTGATAGGAAGACTGTTGATAATAGCATGTAGGAGTAAAATTGCCCCATGAAATCCAATAACAGCATATTTGGATGCCTCATATCCCCCTCCATTGTTTCCACCTGTGCTAAGTAGAATTATCACTGAAATCAGCTGTGCAAGTGAGTAATCTATACTTGTTGTGACAGCCCACTGCAAATGAAAAGGTATCCAAATCAGTTAAGAGTTCATAACAGATTATATCACATCCAAGACAAGCTTGACCTCCTAGTGGATTTTGAAGAACTTGAAACTCCAGGACAAACGATGCTCAGTAATACCTGACCAACAATGTTGAACctgcataaacataaaaatcatTTACTGTGCATCAGAAGATGTGATTGCAGCAATTCCAAATTCCCTGTATCTTATGATTGGCTTGACCAGCTGGTTCAACAATATACCTAAAATTTTAGGCTTAGTGGCAACAAGAAAACAACACTGaccatctcttttttttaaaaatgtatgacACTTACTAATGACTTTTCACtcattgttaaaaataaataacaacttaTGACAGACAGTGCATATTGTAACAAGCACTATAATTACAGGTtgtgaaaaaaagagaaatagcaAACAACTAGTGTTGAGCACATTTTAAAGTTGGCTCAATCACCTTAGATCAATTTAGTTTCTTTcattagaaattaaattccCTGCATGGGAAGTTGGCACCTTTTTCACAGCCCGAAGGAAAAAAACTAGAGTGGCaaccaaagaagaaaaacccAGCATATTTTAAGAAATTGGGAAGTTATGAAGGACAAAGACTTTAAGCTCATATGGGAATTAATGCCGTGGTCTACTATGATTGAAGCTTTAGAATTGACAGCCCCTAGGAATTGATTCCCTGATAATTGAACTAAACGCCCCTTGAGGTTATAATCAGAATCAGATGCCTGTTTCTTAAGACAGCTAATGCAAATCAAATCCTGAGAATGCTTGCTGATGATTGCAGGTGGTTTACGAT
Protein-coding regions in this window:
- the LOC115974828 gene encoding amino-acid permease BAT1 homolog isoform X1, coding for MDSSRIGIAEEGGPYSYHPLADGDTISSDDVRLKQLGYKQELTRGLSAIANFSVTFSIISVLTGLTTMYNTGLTYGGPLTMVYGWPIVGVLTLIVGIAMAEICSAFPTSGGLYFWSAKLCGNDWGPFASWITGWFNIVGQWAVTTSIDYSLAQLISVIILLSTGGNNGGGYEASKYAVIGFHGAILLLHAIINSLPITWLSLFGQVAAAWNLVGVFVLMILIPSVATERASAKFVFTHFNTDNGEGINSKVYIFVLGLLMSQYTLTGYDASAHMTEETKSADKNGPRGIISSIGISVIVGWGYILGITFAVTNISDLLDENNDAGGYAIAEIFYQVFKSRYGTGVGGIICLGVVAVAIFFCGMSSVTSNSRMAYAFSRDGAMPFSSVWHKVNNQEVPINAVWLSALISFCMALTSLGSSVAFQAMVSIATIGLYIAYALPIFFRVTLARKSFIPGPFNLGRYGILVGWIAVLWVATISVLFSLPVSYPITNETLNYTPVAVGCLFILVITSWIFGARHWFRGPITNIDA
- the LOC115974828 gene encoding amino-acid permease BAT1 homolog isoform X2, translating into MVSGIENGSVSVDSGHARLHELGYKQELKRDLSVVSNFAFSFSIISVLTGVTTLYNTGLTYGGPVSLAYGWLIAGAFTMIVGLSMSEICSSYPTSGGLYYWSAKLAGPGWAPFASWITGWFNIVGQWAVTTSIDYSLAQLISVIILLSTGGNNGGGYEASKYAVIGFHGAILLLHAIINSLPITWLSLFGQVAAAWNLVGVFVLMILIPSVATERASAKFVFTHFNTDNGEGINSKVYIFVLGLLMSQYTLTGYDASAHMTEETKSADKNGPRGIISSIGISVIVGWGYILGITFAVTNISDLLDENNDAGGYAIAEIFYQVFKSRYGTGVGGIICLGVVAVAIFFCGMSSVTSNSRMAYAFSRDGAMPFSSVWHKVNNQEVPINAVWLSALISFCMALTSLGSSVAFQAMVSIATIGLYIAYALPIFFRVTLARKSFIPGPFNLGRYGILVGWIAVLWVATISVLFSLPVSYPITNETLNYTPVAVGCLFILVITSWIFGARHWFRGPITNIDA
- the LOC115993717 gene encoding uncharacterized protein LOC115993717; translated protein: MAQSLEKQSSFPSQLGYGSSYFRSGGNTTQFAPNILPNHGPYAGNFVNHDLRNPNQYFGYTGLSGNSNPYQFTHTNGVQTQNNPNSYLSTATNGFQTQTNSNSYMSTATNGVQTQTNPNSYLSTATNGVQTQTNLNSYLSTTTKEVQTQTNPTSYLATATRVQKQTNPTSYLSTATNGVQAQIYPNSYLSTATNGFQTQTNPNSYLSTATYGVQTQTNPNSYLSSATNGVQTKTNAEFQRLNQIREANNFPYDVSMNGNEKGKQPLEFENGSVQVSNLDSQNLSYMNLDAPYTYISEDMFQFSNVTPELSQMLDFTQELDALLSSPNQNQFSMDYTVTAKELECVPGQITSGDANIQGNFPADFTNESQQLEVTVGHVPQASSSVQNHSWQMTSGDANIQGIFPTDFTNELEATVGHVPKASSSVQNHSWQITSGDNIQGNFPTDFNNGSQQLEVTVGPVPQASSSVQNHSQTEYSDLLRVLEEDAEEFNAFGSEPDLGEVDRYCEWLRNTMCGNTTGPEQLDERCNS